One part of the Symphalangus syndactylus isolate Jambi chromosome 1, NHGRI_mSymSyn1-v2.1_pri, whole genome shotgun sequence genome encodes these proteins:
- the KLHL18 gene encoding kelch-like protein 18 isoform X5, which translates to MFTNDMMECKQDEIVMQGMDPSALEALINFAYNGNLAIDQQNVQSLLMGASFLQLQSIKDACCTFLRERLHPKNCLGVRQFAETMMCAVLYDAANSFIHQHFVEVSMSEEFLALPLEDVLELVSRDELNVKSEEQVFEAALAWVRYDREQRGPYLPELLSNIRLPLCRPQFLSDRVQQDDLVRCCHKCRDLVDEAKDYHLMPERRPHLPAFRTRPRCCTSIAGLIYAVGGLNSAANFYAGDSLNVVEVFDPIANRWERCRPMTTARSRVGVAVVNGLLYAIGGYDGQLRLSTVEAYNPETDTWTRVGSMNSKRSAMGTVVLDGQIYVCGGYDGNSSLSSVETYSPETDKWTVVTSMSSNRSAAGVTVFEGRIYVSGGHDGLQIFSSVEHYNHHTATWHPAAGMLNKRCRHGAASLGSKMFVCGGYDGSGFLSIAEMYSSVADQWCLIVPMHTRRSRVSLVASCGRLYAVGGYDGQSNLSSVEMYDPETDHWTFMAPMACHEGGVGVGCIPLLTI; encoded by the exons TGCCCTGGAGGCTCTGATCAACTTTGCCTACAACGGCAACCTTGCCATTGACCAGCAAAATGTCCAGTCATTGCTGATGGGGGCAAGCTTCCTGCAGCTGCAGAGCATCAAAGACGCCTGCTGCACATTCCTCCGAGAACG GCTTCACCCAAAAAACTGCCTGGGTGTGCGCCAGTTTGCTGAGACAATGATGTGTGCTGTGCTGTACGACGCTGCCAACAGCTTCATCCACCAGCACTTTGTGGAGGTGTCCATGTCGGAAGAGTTTCTGGCCCTGCCCTTGGAAGACGTGCTTGAGCTGGTGTCTCGGGATGAGCTGAATGTCAAATCTGAGGAGCAG GTCTTTGAAGCTGCATTGGCCTGGGTCAGATACGACCGGGAGCAGAGGGGTCCCTACCTGCCTGAGCTGCTGTCCAATATCCGCCTGCCCCTCTGTAGGCCCCAGTTCCTTTCAGACAGAGTACAGCAGGATGACCTGGTGCGTTGCTGCCACAAATGCAG GGACCTGGTAGACGAAGCAAAGGACTACCACCTCATGCCAGAGCGCCGACCCCACCTGCCAGCTTTCAGAACCCGGCCACGCTGCTGCACGTCCATCGCTGGGCTTATCTACGCCGTAGGGGGCCTCAACTCAGCAG CAAATTTTTATGCAGGTGATTCCCTGAATGTGGTGGAAGTGTTCGACCCCATCGCCAATCGCTGGGAGAGATGCCGTCCCATGACAACAGCCCGCAGCCGCGTTGGCGTGGCTGTGGTGAACGGGCTTCTCTATGCCATTGGAGGATATGACGGCCAGCTACGGCTGAGCACTGTGGAGGCCTACAACCCGGAGACAGACACATGGACCAGAGTGGGGAGCATGAATAGCAAGAGAAG TGCCATGGGGACAGTCGTGCTGGACGGGCAGATCTACGTCTGTGGGGGCTACGATGGCAACTCTTCCCTCAGCTCCGTGGAGACCTACTCACCTGAGACGGACAA GTGGACAGTGGTGACCTCGATGAGCTCGAATCGCAGTGCTGCTGGGGTTACAGTCTTTGAGGGCAGGATATATGTGTCAGGCGGCCATGATGGTTTGCAGATCTTCAGTAGT GTGGAGCACTACAACCACCACACCGCCACCTGGCACCCTGCAGCTGGCATGCTCAACAAGCGCTGCCGGCACGGAGCTGCTTCCCTGGGGAGCAAGATGTTTGTCTGTGGGGGCTACGATGGCTCTGGCTTCCTCAGCATTGCCGAGATGTACAGCTCTGTGGCAGACCAGTGGTGCCTGATTGTCCCCATGCACACGCGCCGGAGCCGGGTCTCCCTGGTGGCCAGCTGTGGGCGCCTCTACGCTGTTGGGGGCTATGACGGACAGTCAAACCTAAGCTCAGTGGAGATGTACGACCCAGAGACAGACCACTGGACATTCATGGCCCCCATGGCGTGCCATGAGGGAGGGGTCGGTGTGGGCTGCATCCCTCTCCTCACCATCTAA